A region from the Acidimicrobiales bacterium genome encodes:
- a CDS encoding phosphatidylglycerol lysyltransferase domain-containing protein yields the protein MSFDGTTARPGGRPREIVDELKVEVGLGGRVLVASDLLLGSSATPASASATTDLARAVEAWSGPGALIVAGNLFELLVAEPSDAAPDPRAALGAHPRLRTALRGFSAGEGRRLICLPGSRDARLAWDHAAAGAVSGELGAELALAVEVSLETGAGRRRVRVEPGHRLDPRHALADPRNPACTPVGHHLLADMLPALGGARSSWLQGVDRLPEPSRFPRFLASRLAYRRLARHAWWLLVPFAVAILLKVPLSYLWAAPAQHLSHLGAWPRRLGLVGLTTVLDLVLVVLGVAWVSRRTWAAMGGVALGSPGDDPNDRARAEATALVGAGLAGLVTGHTRRPELSILGTGFYANPGAVAEVVDECPARLGLPPVFLHRRQLSWVELEAGAELHARLLQARLDLPGATAIERMAARRRHLGDPHPAVVATFPHGPPYPQLADPASRQRRVRRLAAVAIALAGVINLASAVTAPFRHHFDFVRDAVPLSVSQAASALVALAGLALLGLARGVRRGQRQAWTVAMGLLVGTGVLHLVQGGGLEEVVIAFGVAWFLVVNRSSFPGAVDRPSRRRGALALLVGAVTVTVVTAASVEIALALDRDDRPLAPLRALEAVAGRMVGLRTVSLPHRVDEFLAPTLFAVGLGLALVALVLLFRPVVDRRLVAAGTQHRTRDIVRRHGQGTLDYFALRDDKMHFIDGDSVVAYAVYGGVCLVSPDPIGPEAERDRLWSSFRTFVDSHGWTLAVLGAGEDWLPTYRSSGMHDLYLGDEGVVDITRFSLQGGRNKGLRQAVKRIARYDYTISFHDPARLEPALADALRDVMTRSRRGDVERGFSMTLGRLFDPRDVGLLLAVATAADGTPVAFCQYVPATGINGYSLDLMRRDDGDHPNGLLDFVIVETIEHLRQMGMQGLGLNFATMRSVLAGESGDGLHRRVERWMLRRMSSSMQIESLWRFNAKYDPDWQPRYAVYQSPEQAPAVAVAIARAESFWELPLIGRFLVPDGARGSSPNGDAGEPAEELASQGR from the coding sequence ATGTCATTCGACGGCACCACCGCCCGCCCGGGAGGCCGGCCCCGGGAGATCGTCGACGAGCTCAAGGTCGAGGTGGGGCTCGGCGGCCGGGTGCTCGTCGCGAGCGATCTGCTGCTGGGATCCTCGGCGACGCCTGCCTCGGCCTCGGCCACCACTGACCTGGCCCGCGCCGTCGAGGCCTGGAGCGGTCCGGGAGCCCTGATCGTGGCCGGCAACCTCTTCGAGCTGTTGGTGGCCGAGCCCTCCGACGCGGCGCCGGATCCCAGGGCGGCATTGGGCGCCCACCCCAGGCTCAGGACGGCGCTTCGAGGCTTCAGTGCCGGGGAGGGTCGCCGCCTGATCTGCCTCCCGGGTAGCCGGGATGCCCGTCTGGCCTGGGACCATGCCGCGGCCGGCGCCGTCTCCGGCGAGCTCGGGGCCGAGCTGGCTCTGGCCGTCGAGGTGTCCCTCGAGACCGGAGCTGGTCGGCGCCGTGTCCGGGTCGAGCCCGGCCATCGCCTCGATCCCCGTCACGCGTTGGCCGATCCGCGCAACCCGGCCTGCACCCCCGTCGGCCACCACCTGCTCGCCGACATGCTTCCTGCCCTGGGCGGGGCCCGGTCCTCCTGGCTCCAGGGCGTGGACCGGCTCCCCGAGCCGTCACGCTTCCCCCGCTTCCTGGCCTCGCGGCTGGCATACCGGCGGCTCGCTCGACACGCCTGGTGGCTCCTGGTGCCCTTCGCCGTGGCCATCCTGCTGAAGGTCCCGCTCTCCTACCTCTGGGCGGCGCCGGCCCAGCACCTCTCCCATCTGGGCGCCTGGCCCCGCCGACTGGGCCTGGTCGGCCTCACCACGGTCCTCGACCTGGTGCTGGTGGTGCTGGGGGTGGCCTGGGTGAGCCGGCGCACCTGGGCGGCCATGGGAGGGGTCGCCCTGGGCAGCCCTGGTGACGACCCCAATGACAGGGCGCGCGCCGAGGCCACGGCGCTGGTGGGCGCGGGTCTCGCCGGGCTGGTGACGGGCCACACCCGGCGGCCCGAGCTGAGCATCCTCGGGACGGGCTTTTACGCCAACCCGGGAGCGGTGGCCGAGGTGGTCGACGAGTGCCCCGCCCGGCTCGGACTGCCGCCGGTCTTCCTGCACCGCCGGCAGCTGTCGTGGGTCGAGCTCGAGGCGGGAGCGGAGCTCCATGCCCGGCTGCTACAGGCCCGCCTCGACCTGCCCGGCGCCACCGCTATCGAGCGCATGGCCGCCCGCCGTCGCCACCTCGGCGATCCGCATCCGGCCGTCGTGGCCACCTTTCCCCACGGTCCCCCCTATCCGCAGCTCGCCGACCCCGCCTCACGCCAGCGCCGGGTACGTCGCCTGGCGGCCGTGGCCATCGCCCTCGCCGGCGTGATCAACCTGGCCTCGGCCGTGACGGCGCCGTTCCGGCATCACTTCGACTTCGTCCGCGACGCGGTCCCGCTGTCGGTCTCCCAGGCCGCCTCGGCCCTCGTCGCCCTGGCCGGGCTGGCCCTCCTGGGCCTGGCCCGCGGGGTCCGGAGGGGCCAGCGCCAGGCCTGGACCGTGGCCATGGGCCTGCTGGTGGGCACCGGGGTGCTGCACCTGGTCCAGGGAGGCGGCCTGGAGGAGGTGGTCATCGCCTTCGGCGTGGCCTGGTTCCTGGTGGTCAACCGCTCCAGTTTCCCCGGAGCGGTCGACCGGCCGTCCCGGAGAAGGGGTGCCCTCGCCCTCCTGGTCGGGGCCGTGACCGTGACGGTGGTGACGGCGGCGTCGGTAGAGATCGCCCTGGCCCTCGATCGCGACGACCGACCCCTGGCTCCCCTGAGGGCCTTGGAGGCGGTCGCCGGGCGGATGGTCGGGCTGCGGACCGTGAGCCTGCCCCACCGGGTGGACGAGTTCCTCGCTCCCACGCTGTTCGCCGTCGGCCTGGGCCTGGCCCTCGTCGCCTTGGTGCTGCTGTTCCGGCCGGTGGTCGACCGGCGTCTCGTCGCCGCCGGCACCCAGCACCGGACCAGGGATATCGTCCGTCGCCACGGGCAGGGGACGCTCGACTACTTCGCTCTGCGTGACGACAAGATGCACTTCATCGACGGCGACAGCGTCGTGGCCTACGCCGTGTACGGCGGCGTCTGCCTCGTCTCGCCCGACCCCATCGGCCCCGAAGCCGAGCGCGACCGACTCTGGTCGTCGTTCCGCACCTTCGTCGACAGCCATGGTTGGACCCTGGCCGTTCTCGGTGCGGGGGAGGACTGGCTGCCGACCTACCGGTCTTCGGGCATGCACGACCTCTACCTGGGTGACGAAGGCGTCGTGGACATCACCCGATTCTCGTTGCAGGGCGGCCGCAACAAGGGACTCCGCCAGGCCGTCAAGCGCATAGCGCGCTACGACTACACCATCTCCTTCCACGATCCGGCCCGCCTCGAGCCGGCTCTCGCTGATGCGCTGCGCGACGTCATGACCCGCAGCCGTCGAGGCGACGTCGAGCGTGGTTTCTCCATGACGCTGGGGCGTCTGTTCGATCCCCGCGACGTGGGTCTGCTGCTGGCCGTGGCCACCGCCGCCGACGGCACCCCCGTCGCCTTCTGTCAGTACGTCCCCGCGACGGGGATCAACGGCTACTCGCTCGACCTCATGCGGCGCGACGACGGTGACCATCCGAACGGCCTGCTGGACTTCGTGATCGTGGAGACGATCGAGCATCTTCGCCAGATGGGCATGCAGGGGTTGGGGCTCAACTTCGCCACCATGCGCTCGGTGCTGGCCGGCGAGAGCGGCGACGGCCTGCATCGCCGGGTCGAGCGTTGGATGCTGCGGCGAATGTCCTCCTCGATGCAGATCGAGTCGCTGTGGCGCTTCAACGCCAAATACGACCCGGACTGGCAGCCGCGCTACGCGGTGTACCAGTCGCCCGAGCAGGCGCCTGCAGTGGCTGTGGCCATCGCCCGGGCCGAGTCCTTCTGGGAGCTCCCGCTCATCGGCCGGTTCCTGGTGCCCGACGGAGCGCGCGGCAGCTCGCCGAACGGTGACGCGGGCGAGCCTGCAGAGGAGCTCGCGAGCCAAGGGCGGTGA
- a CDS encoding NADH-quinone oxidoreductase subunit N has translation MGASPFLAQLHQDLPPLQLPRIDYSAIMPELLLIGLALVLMTGAALTRRRLPRGTYAIFTVAAGGASMAYAYLLWNHVARGGYTAIAGSVAVDGFSVFFIMLIGAALIVSALSADSYLRRERLDGPEFYVLAMLSASGAMFMAAANDLIVLFLGLEIMSIALYVLAGYHARRRESGEAAIKYFVLGAFSSAIFLYGVALTYGATGSTNLGQVGKFLAQNVTVSNGLLLAGMALLLVGLGFKVAAVPFHFWTPDVYQGSPTPVTGFMAAVAKAAGFAGLLRLFFSTFSVLRLDWKPLIWALALLTLLLGAVVAIVQRDVKRMLAYSSISHAGFVLVGLEVATRNGIAGALYYLFAYVFMVVGSFTIVALVGGRGDGRHDLDTYRGLSRRNPGLALLLALFLMAQAGIPFTTGFLAKFYVISAAVSSGAYPLALIAMIAAVIAAFFYLRVIVLMYSPTGAGVAPAPAGASAGGYDTGPEPGAEEPVGEAGVAPLATAPGGVAVVERTAEATSVLEGEADEDSPVHVPLLAGVALLLTAAFTVFFGLYPAPIIDFAHRATLLF, from the coding sequence ATGGGAGCCAGCCCGTTCCTCGCCCAGCTCCACCAGGACCTGCCGCCGCTCCAGCTTCCCCGCATCGACTACTCGGCCATCATGCCCGAGCTGCTCCTGATCGGTCTGGCTCTCGTGCTCATGACCGGGGCGGCGCTGACGCGCCGCCGGCTGCCCCGAGGGACGTACGCCATCTTCACAGTTGCCGCCGGCGGCGCGTCCATGGCCTACGCCTACCTGTTGTGGAACCACGTCGCCCGGGGTGGCTACACGGCCATCGCCGGGTCCGTCGCCGTGGACGGGTTCAGCGTCTTCTTCATCATGCTGATCGGCGCCGCGCTCATCGTGTCCGCCCTGTCGGCCGACTCGTACCTGCGTCGGGAGCGGCTCGACGGGCCCGAGTTCTACGTGCTCGCCATGCTGTCGGCGTCGGGGGCCATGTTCATGGCCGCCGCCAACGACCTGATCGTGCTGTTCCTCGGGCTGGAGATCATGTCCATCGCTCTGTACGTGCTGGCCGGCTACCACGCCCGGCGCCGGGAGTCGGGGGAGGCGGCGATCAAGTACTTCGTGCTCGGGGCGTTCTCCTCGGCCATCTTCCTCTACGGCGTCGCCCTCACCTACGGCGCCACCGGATCGACCAACCTGGGCCAGGTCGGGAAGTTCCTGGCCCAGAACGTCACCGTGTCCAACGGCCTGCTGCTGGCCGGGATGGCCCTGCTGCTCGTGGGGCTGGGGTTCAAGGTGGCGGCCGTCCCCTTCCACTTCTGGACTCCCGACGTCTACCAGGGTTCGCCGACCCCGGTGACCGGGTTCATGGCCGCGGTGGCCAAAGCGGCCGGGTTCGCCGGGCTTCTGCGCCTCTTCTTCTCGACCTTCTCGGTCCTGCGGCTGGACTGGAAGCCCCTGATCTGGGCCCTCGCCCTACTCACCCTCCTCCTCGGGGCGGTGGTCGCCATCGTCCAGCGAGACGTCAAGCGGATGCTGGCCTACTCGTCCATCAGCCACGCCGGGTTCGTCCTCGTCGGGCTGGAGGTCGCGACCAGGAACGGGATCGCCGGTGCGCTGTACTACCTCTTCGCCTACGTGTTCATGGTCGTCGGCAGCTTCACCATCGTGGCCCTGGTCGGCGGGCGAGGAGACGGTCGCCACGACCTCGACACGTACCGCGGCCTATCGAGGCGCAACCCGGGCCTCGCCCTCCTGTTGGCGCTGTTCCTGATGGCCCAGGCCGGCATCCCCTTCACCACCGGCTTCCTCGCCAAGTTCTACGTGATCTCCGCCGCGGTCAGCAGCGGCGCCTATCCGCTGGCGCTCATCGCCATGATCGCCGCCGTGATCGCCGCCTTCTTCTACCTGCGGGTCATCGTGCTCATGTACAGCCCGACCGGAGCGGGGGTCGCACCGGCGCCGGCTGGCGCCAGTGCCGGTGGGTACGACACCGGACCCGAGCCCGGTGCCGAGGAGCCGGTGGGCGAGGCCGGCGTGGCCCCCCTTGCGACGGCGCCGGGCGGCGTCGCCGTCGTCGAGCGGACGGCGGAGGCGACGTCGGTGCTCGAGGGCGAGGCCGATGAGGACAGTCCCGTCCACGTGCCCTTGTTGGCCGGCGTGGCGCTGCTCCTGACGGCCGCCTTCACGGTGTTCTTCGGCCTCTACCCGGCCCCGATCATTGACTTCGCCCACCGGGCGACCCTGCTGTTCTAG
- a CDS encoding NADH-quinone oxidoreductase subunit M, translating to MSGVAGAAAPVLAAAHPGPGFPLLTTLVLIPAGGAVVVAALPRARQRLIEVLGVAFSVAVLGFAVFIAVRFRVGDGGFQMVSQHSWITQFGISWKLGIDGISLFLVLMCGVLFPVALLGGRVRSNPKGFVASMLLLECACLGSFLALDLFLFFLFFELTLVPMYFIIGGWGHERRGNAALKFFLYTFLGSAVMLVGLLTVVYLHQRSTGHLTFDLVTLSATQPFSSTVGIVLFLSFMAAFAVKAPIFPLHTWSPPAYTEAPAAGSVILAAVMAKIGSYGIIRFDFELFPKAAAQLAPTLLTLAAIGILYGAVVAAAQRDLKRMVAYSSLTNLGFIVLGTFAITTQGVSGGVIQMLNHGLFTAALFLLIGFIYERRKSWQTTDLGGLQRVAPVMAGVFTVAMMASIGLPGLNGFVGEFLILIGTFLSHRWWAVAATIGVIFAAIYLLWAFQRVFHGRTTGPNLHIPDLSWRERAVVAPLILAIVFLGVYPRPVLDRITPSVNRLISHVEQGSTYRQPAVANGSSGTSASASVSGSGSGSGSGGR from the coding sequence GTGAGCGGGGTCGCGGGCGCGGCGGCGCCGGTGCTCGCTGCCGCCCACCCCGGGCCTGGCTTCCCGCTGTTGACCACGCTCGTGCTGATCCCGGCGGGAGGAGCGGTCGTCGTCGCCGCCCTGCCTCGGGCGCGCCAACGGCTCATCGAGGTCCTGGGCGTTGCCTTCTCGGTGGCCGTGTTGGGCTTCGCCGTGTTCATCGCCGTGCGCTTCCGGGTGGGCGACGGAGGCTTCCAGATGGTCTCCCAGCACAGCTGGATCACCCAGTTCGGGATCTCGTGGAAGCTCGGCATCGATGGGATATCGCTGTTCCTCGTGCTGATGTGCGGGGTGCTGTTCCCCGTCGCCCTGCTGGGTGGGCGGGTGCGGAGCAACCCCAAGGGCTTCGTGGCCTCGATGCTGCTGCTCGAGTGCGCGTGCCTCGGGAGCTTCCTTGCCCTGGACCTCTTCCTCTTCTTCCTCTTCTTCGAGCTCACGCTCGTGCCGATGTACTTCATCATCGGCGGCTGGGGTCACGAACGGCGGGGCAACGCGGCGTTGAAGTTCTTCCTCTACACCTTCCTCGGATCGGCGGTCATGCTCGTCGGCCTGCTGACCGTCGTGTACCTCCACCAGCGCAGCACGGGACACCTGACCTTCGATCTCGTGACCTTGTCGGCCACCCAGCCGTTCTCGTCCACCGTGGGCATCGTCCTGTTCCTGTCCTTCATGGCCGCCTTCGCCGTCAAGGCGCCGATCTTCCCTCTGCACACCTGGTCGCCTCCCGCGTACACCGAGGCCCCGGCTGCGGGCTCGGTGATCCTCGCGGCTGTGATGGCCAAGATCGGCAGCTACGGCATCATCCGGTTCGACTTCGAGCTGTTCCCGAAGGCCGCGGCGCAGCTGGCCCCGACCCTCTTGACCCTCGCTGCCATCGGCATCCTCTACGGGGCGGTGGTGGCGGCCGCCCAGCGCGACCTCAAGCGGATGGTGGCGTACTCGTCGCTCACCAACCTGGGCTTCATCGTCCTCGGCACCTTCGCTATCACCACCCAGGGCGTCTCGGGCGGGGTGATCCAGATGCTCAACCACGGCCTGTTCACCGCCGCCCTGTTCCTGCTCATCGGGTTCATCTACGAGCGACGAAAAAGTTGGCAGACGACCGACCTGGGAGGTCTGCAGCGGGTCGCGCCCGTCATGGCCGGGGTGTTCACGGTGGCGATGATGGCCTCGATCGGGCTGCCCGGCCTGAACGGCTTCGTCGGTGAGTTCCTCATCCTCATCGGCACCTTCCTCAGCCACCGCTGGTGGGCCGTGGCCGCGACAATCGGTGTGATCTTCGCCGCCATCTACCTGCTGTGGGCGTTCCAGCGGGTGTTCCATGGCCGGACGACGGGGCCCAACCTCCACATCCCCGATCTGTCCTGGCGAGAGCGCGCCGTCGTGGCCCCGCTGATCCTTGCCATCGTGTTCCTCGGCGTCTATCCGAGGCCGGTGCTGGATCGCATCACGCCTTCGGTCAATCGCCTCATCAGCCACGTGGAGCAAGGCAGCACCTACCGCCAGCCGGCCGTCGCCAACGGATCGTCCGGGACATCGGCCTCCGCCTCGGTCTCGGGCTCGGGCTCGGGCTCGGGCTCGGGAGGACGGTGA
- a CDS encoding M48 family metalloprotease, with product MGFRNTLKTYVLLAGLGGLLVVIGFAIGGSGGAAIGLVIGLVITGASYWFSDTIAIKAARAVPVSEAEMPEYYRVVRELTQRMDMPMPRLYVTPEMQPNAFATGRSPNHAAVAVTRGILSILDWEELRGVLAHELSHVGNRDILIGSVAAAVAMGITFVTRIALWTTIFTGGDGEGDDNIFVLLALVILAPLAAGLLQLALTRTREYGADRSGARLLGDGEPLARALAKIEAGVKAVPMNVAPAEASMFIVNPLSGRRVNFANLFMTHPPTEQRIARLRSGEWRK from the coding sequence ATGGGATTTAGGAACACCCTCAAGACGTATGTGCTGCTCGCCGGCCTCGGCGGCCTGTTGGTCGTCATCGGGTTCGCCATCGGCGGGAGCGGTGGCGCGGCCATCGGCCTGGTCATCGGCCTCGTGATCACCGGCGCCTCGTACTGGTTCTCGGACACGATCGCCATCAAGGCGGCCCGGGCCGTCCCGGTCAGCGAGGCCGAGATGCCCGAGTACTACCGGGTGGTGCGGGAGCTGACCCAGCGCATGGACATGCCCATGCCCCGGCTGTACGTGACGCCCGAGATGCAGCCCAACGCCTTCGCCACCGGGCGCAGCCCCAACCACGCCGCGGTGGCCGTAACCAGAGGCATCCTCTCGATCCTCGACTGGGAGGAGCTGCGTGGCGTGCTGGCCCACGAGCTCAGCCACGTGGGGAACCGCGACATCCTGATCGGCTCGGTGGCCGCCGCGGTCGCCATGGGCATCACGTTCGTGACCCGCATCGCCCTCTGGACCACGATCTTCACCGGAGGAGACGGCGAGGGCGACGACAACATCTTCGTGCTGCTCGCCCTCGTGATCCTCGCCCCGCTCGCCGCGGGCCTGCTGCAGTTGGCCCTCACCCGCACCCGTGAGTACGGGGCCGACCGCTCGGGGGCCCGTCTGCTCGGCGACGGCGAGCCGCTGGCCCGAGCGCTGGCCAAGATCGAGGCGGGCGTGAAGGCGGTGCCGATGAACGTGGCGCCCGCTGAGGCGTCCATGTTCATCGTCAATCCGCTCTCGGGCCGCCGGGTCAACTTCGCCAACCTGTTCATGACCCACCCGCCGACCGAGCAGCGCATCGCCCGCCTCCGCTCCGGCGAGTGGCGCAAGTAA
- a CDS encoding YajQ family cyclic di-GMP-binding protein yields MPTFDIVSEVDFQEVRNAVDQANREASTRFDFKNTESGVELAERELRLRSSTEDRLRALHQVLEEKLVRRQVSLKALASGKVEEAAKGAVRQSITINAGISADHARRLNRFVKDLKLKGITSQAQGDQLRVSGKKRDDLQTVIAAVKGEDFGIPLQFSNFRD; encoded by the coding sequence ATGCCGACGTTCGACATCGTGTCCGAGGTCGACTTCCAGGAGGTCCGCAACGCAGTCGACCAGGCCAACCGGGAGGCCTCGACCCGCTTCGACTTCAAGAACACCGAGTCCGGCGTCGAGCTGGCCGAGCGCGAGCTCCGGCTGCGCTCGTCCACCGAGGACCGTCTGCGGGCCCTCCATCAGGTGCTGGAGGAGAAGCTCGTGCGGCGGCAGGTCTCGCTCAAGGCGCTGGCCTCGGGCAAGGTGGAGGAGGCGGCGAAGGGGGCGGTCCGCCAGTCGATCACCATCAACGCCGGCATCTCCGCCGATCACGCCCGCCGCCTCAACCGCTTCGTGAAGGACCTGAAGCTCAAGGGCATCACGTCCCAGGCCCAAGGCGACCAGCTGCGCGTCTCGGGCAAGAAGCGGGACGACCTTCAGACCGTGATCGCCGCCGTGAAGGGCGAGGACTTCGGGATTCCCCTCCAGTTCTCCAACTTCAGGGACTGA